In a genomic window of Kwoniella newhampshirensis strain CBS 13917 chromosome 8, whole genome shotgun sequence:
- a CDS encoding pyruvate kinase translates to MAPTLGHYPPSRPRTPSPPQPERRCDSIVLPFLPHSAGFPSHSADMSGTPQSQLSWLSGLNTTFNEMLPEQKFLRKTSIIATIGPKTNNVDTLVALQDAGMNIVRMNFSHGSYEYHQSVIDNARAAAEKSPAGRPLAIALDTKGPEIRTGLMKDDKDIPINAGHEFWVTTDKAFAESGDAEQIYMDYTNITKVTAPGKLIYVDDGILSLQVVAIEGEKLRVKSLNSGTLSSRKGVNLPKTAVDLPPLSEKDKADLAFGVKNGVDMIFASFIRSANDVKEIRKVLGTDGAKIKIIVKIENEQGVMNFDEILKETDGVMVARGDLGIEIPASQVFMAQKMMIAKCNVAGKPVICATQMLESMTYNPRPTRAEVSDVANAVIDGADCVMLSGETAKGKYPIEAVKMMAETAYLAESSICYPPLFDQLRQLTPRPTETAETLALSAVAATIEQAAGAIIVLSTSGVSARLISKYRPECPIICVTRDQQTARQLHLSRGCYPVWYPEPRGVPGEKWQIDVDNRIRFGLRAALALKIIKAEDTIMAVQGWKGGLGHTNTLRILSVPSDPADLDLHAIERE, encoded by the exons ATGGCACCAACGCTCGGACATTACCCAccctctcgacctcggACCCCATCCCCTCCTCAACCCGAACGACGTTGTGATTCTAtcgtccttcctttccttcctcactctGCTGGCTTCCCGTCGCACAGCGCCGACATGTCCGGTactcctcaatctcaacTCTCTTGGCTCTCGGGTCTCAACACGACTTTCAACGAGATGCTCCCCGAGCAAAAGTTCCTCCGTAAG acctccatcatcgctaCCATCGGTCCCAAGACCAACAACGTCGACACTCTCGTGGCCCTCCAGGATGCTGGTATGAACATTG TCCGAATGAACTTCTCCCACGGTTCATACGAGTACCACCAGTCCGTCATTGACAACGCCCGAGCCGCCGCCGAGAAGAGCCCCGCTGGCAGACCTCTTGCGATCGCCCTCGACACCAAGGGTCCCGAGATCCGAACTGGTCTGATGAAGGATGACAAGGAC ATCCCCATCAACGCTGGTCATGAGTTCTGGGTCACTACCGACAAGGCTTTCGCCGAGTCTGGTGATGCCGAGCAGATCTACATGGATTAC ACCAACATCACCAAGGTTACAGCTCCCGGCAAGCTCATCTACGTTGACGACGGtattctctctctccaggTCGTCGCCATCGAGGGTGAGAAGCTTCGAGTCAAGTCCCTCAACTCTGGtactctttcttctcgaaaGGGTGTCAACCTTCCCAAGACCGCTGTCGaccttccccctctctccgagaaggacaaggcCGATCTTGCCTTCGGTGTAAAGAACGGTGTCGACATGatcttcgcttccttcATCCGATCCGCCAACGATGTCAAGGAGATCCGAAAGGTCCTCGGTACCGACGGtgccaagatcaagatcatcgtcaagatcgagaaCGAGCAAGGTGTTATGAActttgacgagatcctCAAGGAGACTGATGGTGTCATGGTCGCTCGAGGTGACTTGGGTATTGAGATCCCCGCCAGTCAAGTCTTCATGGCccagaagatgatgatcgccAAGTGTAACGTTGCCGGCAAGCCCGTCATCTGTGCCACTCAGAtgctcgag TCTATGACA TACAACCCCCGACCCACCCGTGCTGAAGTCTCTGACGTTGCCAACGCTGTCATCGATGGTGCTGACTGTGTCATGCTTTCCGGCGAAACCGCCAAGGGCAAGTACCCCATCGAAGCTG TCAAGATGATGGCTGAGACCGCCTACCTCGCCGAGTCTTCTATCTGCTaccctcctctcttcgaccagCTCCGACAGTTGACTCCCAGGCCCACCGAGACTGCTGAGACCCTGGCCCTCTCTGCCGTTGCTGCCACCATCGAGCAGGCTGCTGGGGCCATCATTGTCCTCTCCACCAGTGGTGTTTCCGCTCGACTCATCTCCAAGTACCGACCCGAATGCCCCATCATCTGTG TCACTCGAGACCAACAGACCGCTCGTCAGCTCCACCTGTCCCGAGGTTGTTATCCTGTCTGGTATCCCGAGCCTCGTGGTGTTCCTGGAGAGAAGTGGCAGATCGACGTTGACAACCGAATCAG ATTCGGTCTCAGGgctgctctcgctctcaagatcatcaaggCTGAGGACACTATCATGGCTGTtcaaggatggaagggCGGTCTCGGCCAC ACCAACACCCTTCGAATCCTCTC TGTCCCCTCCGACCCCGcagacctcgacctccacgCCATCGAGCGTGAGTAG
- a CDS encoding mitochondrial 54S ribosomal uL1m domain-containing protein — MPRQDTSLEDDLDQLSNSLWSDTTTSNSASASDISALDTLKQRSHQSNRSSLLNHLPLDAAPSDGSARRGEKHTKHTKHHRSGPKEPLDPLEDYFVQQTKLFRHLEKRFNRFEKKVREGQTVARQNRLARKGKSDRTKNTTAAKRLKKEKDNQYTGSTAVATQPTEEDKMIGSSVSVMRSQAARTAVQTLHPAISVTRAPSSSPSASFSTSSTSSARQTGLKKKKKRVINPDAMPANEAARVLRALEIANPSSSYSLTLTTKTHKSSLPIRGTFQLPLDPRRSSETILVFAEPSSPSFNLAKQAGAAYVGGEEIFESVLSGKISPTRCLATPSMMPSVSRALARYLGPKGLMPVAKRGLVGEGEELAEKIRGAAGRMEYRADKQGLVRVPVARVDFDIPSVENNIRSFIQTVREDQTSTKTDDALTAAAKKKKTGSAIVAVRLETTNGPSIELNDVL; from the exons ATGCCACGTCAAGATACATCGCTCGAAGATGACCTCGACCAACTTTCCAACTCTTTATGGTCGGATACTACCACTTCAAATTCAGCCTCAGCGTCAGATATCAGCGCACTGGATACTCTCAAGCAAAGATCTCATCAGTCCAACCGCTCCTCCCTCCTGaaccatcttcctctcgacgCTGCCCCTTCTGACGGATCAGCACGTCGAGGAGAAAAACATACCAAACATACCAAACATCACAGATCAGGACCAAAAGAACCCCTCGACCCCCTCGAAGATTACTTTGTCCAGCAGACCAAGCTCTTCCGACATCTCGAAAAGAGGTTCAACCGattcgagaagaaagtgaGAGAAGGACAGACGGTGGCTAGACAGAATCGACTggcgaggaaagggaaatCGGACAGGACCAAAAATACGACCGCCGCGAAACGGCTcaagaaagaaaaggacAATCAATACACAGGATCGACTGCTGTTGCTACTCAGCCTacggaagaagacaagatgaTCGGATCAAGTGTTTCTGTGATGCGCAGTCAAGCTGCTCGTACCGCTGTTCAAACATTG CACCCTGCAATCTCGGTGACTCGagcaccttcttcctctccttccgcaTCTTTctctacctcttccacttcttctgcGCGACAGACCGGCCTcaaaaagaagaagaagcgagtcATCAACCCCGATGCTATGCCCGCGAATGAAGCTGCTCGAGTCCTGCGAGCTCTCGAAATCGCCaacccatcctcatcctaCTCTCTCACTCTGACCACCAAGACACACAAATCTTCGTTACCCATCCGAGGCACATTCCAACTCCCCTTGgatcctcgtcgatcatccgAAACCATCCTCGTTTTCGCCgaaccttcttctccatctttcaACCTCGCAAAACAGGCGGGAGCAGCTTATGTCGGCGGCGAAGAGATCTTTGAGTCGGTCTTGAGCGGAAAGATCTCGCCGACGAGATGTCTGGCTACGCCGAGTATGATGCCGTCGGTCTCGAGAGCGCTCGCGAGATATTTGGGTCCGAAAGGTCTGATGCCGGTCGCGAAGAGGGGGCTGGTAGGTGAGGGCGAAGAGCTGGCAGAGAAAATCAGAGGTGCAGCAGGTAGAATGGAATACAGAGCAGATAAGCAGGGTTTGGTCAGAGTCC CCGTAGCTCGTGTCGATTTCGACATACCCTCCGTGGAAAACAATATCAGATCTTTCATCCAGACTGTGCGAGAGGACCAGACCTCCACTAAAACAGACGATGCCCTCACCGCTGcagcaaagaagaagaagacgg GCTCCGCAATCGTTGCGGTCAGACTTGAAACAACCAACGGGCCTAGTATAGAATTGAACGATGTTCTATAG
- a CDS encoding chorismate mutase: MNFTSGADVPELLSLENIRGQLIRLEDTIIFLLIERAQFAFNHKIYEAGAFKDEIGFDGSWLEWFLFETESFHAKARRFTSPDEHPFTPLARLPQPIIKPQNFPSLLYQPAATHPSVNVNSRILNFYVEHIVPGITGVGKGKPGVVEDDGNYGSAATRDVEVLQALSRRIHFGMFVSESKFLSAPHDFIPHILSNPPNEEALAGLITKPAVEAKLLVRLANKARVYGCEMDADGRVVEVPDEEMGSRGKIDLAAVVGMYRDWVIPLTKDVEVDYLIHRLDGVPQSQIDEWMKGKKE, encoded by the exons ATGAACTTCACCAGCGGCGCAGATGTGCCAGAGCTCTTATCTCTGGAAAACATCAGGGGTCAGCTGATCCGTTTGGAGGATACAATCATCTTCC TACTCATTGAGCGAGCTCAGTTCGCATTCAATCACAAAATCTACGAGGCAGGAGCGTTCAAGGATGAGATTGGATTCGACGGAAGTTGGTTGGAATGGTTCTTGTTTGAGACCGAAAGCTTCCACG CCAAAGCACGTCGGTTCACCAG CCCCGACGAACACCCTTTCACACCACTTGCCCGACTCCCTCAACCGATCATCAAACCCCAGAACTTCCCTTCATTGCTATATCAACCCGCTGCTACTCATCCTTCAGTCAATGTCAACTCTCGCATTTTGAATTTCTACGTCGAACATATTGTTCCTGGTATCACTGGAGTTGGTAAGGGGAAACCAGGTGtcgtggaggatgatgggaatTACGGGAGTGCGGCTACTAGGGATGTGGAAGTCTTGCAAGCGTTGAGCAGAAGGATCCATTTTG GAATGTTCGTTTCTGAGAGCAAATTCCTCTCTGCTCCACACGATTTCATCCCCCACATCCTTTCCAACCCGCCGAACGAAGAAGCCTTAGCGGGACTCATCACCAAGCCCGCGGTGGAAGCGAAGCTGCTCGTGAGACTCGCCAACAAGGCGAGGGTCTACGGATGTGAGATGGACGCCGACGGTAGGGTCGTCGAGGTCCcggacgaagagatgggttcgagagggaagatcgATCTCGCTGCGGTCGTTGGGATGTATAGGGATTGGGTCATCCCACTCACGAAAgacgtcgag GTCGACTATCTCATCCACCGTTTGGATGGCGTTCCTCAGTCTCAGATAGATGAGTGGatgaagggaaagaaggagtaG